The genomic interval TTAGTCATTAATTCTTCCTCTCTTTGGTCTGCCTCTGGCTTCTTGCAGGAATTGAGCAAACTGGGTAATGAGCCTCACTTAGGGTGACCTGTGTCCCAGTTTGCTTAGAAATAGGgggttcttggggcgcctgggtggctcagtgggttaggtgtccgacttcatgtcaggtcatgatctcgcagttcatgagttcgagccccacgtcaggctctgtgctgatgcctcagagcctggagcctgcttaggattctgtgtctccctttctctctgccccttccctgctcatgctctgtctcgctctgtctctaaaaaataaataaatgttaaaaagaaagaaagaaagaaagaaagaaagaaagaaagaaagaaagaaagaaagaaagaaatagggggCCCTTGGAAGGTTAAGCCCAGAAGAATCCCAGCCAAACCAGGACAGGTTGGTTTTCCTACCCTTACACCCCTTTACTCCAGCCCTGCTGACCTCTTTCCACTCCCCCTCATATTACCCTTTTCCATGCTTTTGTACAAAGCTCTCTCTCTATCTGGAATGCCCTGGGATATCCTTGCCCACCCAGCAAGACCCCTTGAATGACCCACattccccctccaccccgcccccagctcccACAGGGGGTCACATCCCCCGTGCATGCCCACAGTACTTTGCACGTAGCCAGGTACACTTCTCACCATGTGTTTCCATGTCTGTCTCCCCTATTAGACTGCGAGCTCCTGAAGGAAAGAGACTAGACTATCTTACTCTGAACTTCATCCCCCACTCAAGCACTGTGCCTTGTGTTCAGTAAATATGGGCAAATGAATACATGATCTTCAAATTGCATGGCCCCTTTTCTGGCATTCACTTTGTCAGCACTACTGAGCAGTGACCAGTCAATCTCCTTGGAGAATCAAAGGCTTGTGCCACTGGATATAAACTATTCATCCATCAAAGCCTACTCAGATATTCCTCTTgtgggaagccctccctgacctaCAGCATGTATTAAGTCTCTCTCTCTATGCTGACTCTATACTTATCCCCACTTCTGCTCCTGCATTTCTGACCCTGAATTCTCACATGCATGCTTGCTCTAGTGGATGGTACAGGGCCTGTGTATATTAGTGAGGCTTATGGGGTCAACAGCTCTTTTGCTTTGCTATGGACGTAGTCTCTTGCTACAGCTTTGAAAGGCTTTAAATATTTGAGGATCTACTCAGGAAATTCCTAGCTGAACTAATTCAGGTGCATGCTTTTTTAAGCCTACAGGCCTATAGGCCTAAAAACAAGACCAGGATATCATAACAGAACTAAAAAATCAGATGCTCTGGTTTTAGGTAAGAAACATCTTACCTGTCTGATGCCTTATCCTACCCCAGTCTGCATCCTTCCTATAGAGCTTCCCAAACAGATTTCCTAAGATGTCCTACCTAAGCCAATGAAGTCAATGTCTTTATTGGTGTAGCTTTGAACAGCCTTAGATCCATTAAGAAGTTGGTGCgttaaatttaaatagttaacctggggcgcctgggtggctcagctggttgagcttccgacttgggctcaggtcacgatctcacggcttgtgagtttgagccccacgttgggctctgtgctgacagctcagagcctggagcctgcttcctattctgtgtctccctctctctctgcccctccccgctcacactctgtatctctgtctctctcgcacaaataaaaacacattcaaaaaaattaaacagttaaCTAAGTCGGCAGTGTGGTGCCCACCCCCTCACCTTCTGCTGGAGCTCCTCGATGGTCCGGAAGTAGGACTGGTAGCTGGGGCACACGAAGGGCACCTGCTGCTGGCACCACTCCCGGATCCTGGTCTCCAGCTCCGCGTTCTCCCGCTCCAGCTGGCGCACCTTCTCCAGGTAGCTGGCCAGGCGGTCGTTCAGGAACTGCATGGTCTCCTTCTCGCTGCCATTGAAGGAGCCCTCGCAGAACCAGCCGCAGTTGCCCACGTTGGCGGGGATGTTGCAGGCCCCGGGCAGGGTACAGGTGTGGCAGCTGGGGGGCACGCAGGGCCGGGTGCAGCAGGTGGAGCGGCAGCTCAGGTTGGGAAGGCAGAAGTTGTAAGGCATGGTGCTGGAGGGCTTTTCAGCAGAGCTCTGAAGGTCAGTTCCAAAGGCTGATTCCTCTCTCTGGTGTAAGCCCTGGTCCTGTCCAGAGCTTTATATTCTGTCAGCAGTGGGTGTGGTGACCACATGCAGCATTACCCACCTTTTACCTTATTTACCCATTTTTCCACTTGTTATTTAGCCACCTCACACGAGTCCTTCACCTCATAAAACGTTTTACTCTGGCTTCCTGCTAAGTCAGGACTCCTCGCCAATTATGCTGGTTGGTTAAGTAAGACCTTCAAAGTGACCAACCCATGACCTTGTCAATAGCAGCGCTTATTCATAGGGTTTTGAGTTAGAGTGACAgctgtcccctgtcccccagAGATGGAGGCACTTCTGTGCCTCTTTCTCCTAAAGGAGGAAACACTTGTGCCTCATCCAGCTCCCATTCAGTGAGGGCTCTGTGAGGAAAGCCACTTAAGGAAGCCTGCCTGGAAACTGGACTGTTCAGTAGGGAATCCTGGAAGCTGAGACCAGAGCAGACCTGTGAGGCCATCCTGTTCAACAGCCCTTTGCCCTTGCATGCGGACCAGTTGGAGGCAACTCTCTGCTCTCCTTAGAGGGGCTGCAGGAagcccctccacccaccaccaGACTCCATTTCTACTGTTACTCAGTGGTCAGCAAcgttaaggaaacaaacaacttGGTAGTACCCACCCTGCATGAAGAATTTATTGTGTGCTTACACACAACGGGAGTGTTATCGGAATGGCACCGGATTCCTGAGGACCACTGTTCGATGCACCTCATATGCATTATTTCCTCCCGGCCTCACAAAACCCTGCAGGGTTTGTAGAGGAGGACCCCAAGCCTCTGAGAGGTTGCCTGTGGTCCCAGGGCTCCCACACTGTGAGCCAGCATTCCAACCCAAACCTCTCTGACTCCAACAGCCACGCTGTCTCCATCACACCGTCTCTTCCAGTCTCCTCACTACTGACTTGCAATAATGCGCAAATGGATTGAGTTCAGTGAAGCTCAGTCACTACCAGACACTATCCCCTCCTACATTAGAGTGGGCCAAGAAACAAAAGCCTGTTCTCCATCAAAGAACCAAAGGTCCTTTCCATTCTAATGGAAGGAAGTCTGCTAAATGAACAAGTGTAATACCTGctaaaagcttgaaaaaaaaaaaaaaagaaacctttggTTGATTTGACAGAGAAACATCTGAGCCCAGTTCTCCAAAGGATGTGATCCTGAAAAACCACCACGCCATGACATGCTTAGTAACATCTTTGACCATCAATATATTTCTGCCCCGGTGCTATTCCAGATGGAGATATGAACTATGAGCACTTTACGTTTCATCTATCAGCACTCAAAATAGGACAGAGACACCTTAAAGCAATTCCTTCTGGAAGCTATGTGCAAATTCCTCCTGTATAGCCACCGCTCACATCACCTCTTCTACAAAGCTGACCTCACACTCTGGGACACTTTCTTTTGGTTAGCCTCATTGAAGACAAATCTTCATCTTCTGAGAGTGTGTCTCCTTTTGAAACTCACCAGATATCATTTGGAACCAAGCCTAGTAAGTGGGATAAGCAACGGAATTTGGTAGCATCTTTAATGGGTCAGAAACACATTGGGACTGTAAAATAACAATGTACTTTTTCTTGGGTGATTCTGAAAGTCATTGCCAACATGAAGCTTCAGATCTGCTCCCATAAAGGGCAGCGAATTTGGAGTAAGTGTGCAGTCTCCCAGAAGGTAATGCTTTGAAGACACTGACATCCTTACCCACGTTCACAATCCAcaattctctgcctctcctgcctgaATCTCTACATTTAGAGAGAGATCGGACGGGCGTGCTAGTTTAAAATCAGTACcaataacataaaacaaatagCTTTCATCAGATTCATCAGCTTTTCTGTTTCGCTCCTTCTTCTATTTCTCAACATTCCAAAGAGGAAAACCGAGACAATGgcacttttttaaagaataggagAGATGCTGTATTCTGGATTGATAAATATGTCCGCAGGGATTCCTAAACCATGATGGCAGCTTCTGCCTCAGAACAAAATGACCCAGAGATAAGTACCCTGAATCTTCAAAAGTGGAGGGCAGAGTTTAGAAAACATGACTACTCCCACCTCTTGAGCAAAAATAACCATGATTGCTGCATAGCTACATGGTAATTAGATTATAATAGCTGAGAGGACTTGGGTTTATTTAGAAAAGAGCCAAGTTTTATCTCCCAAGATTTCTGGAAGgcagttgttttttatttattccacttaCTGTGTGCTTGAATCCTTCCCTTTACATAAGCAATGTCATTGTCTCTAGTTAATGACCCTTCAATAAACATGATGAGCAGATCAAAtcctaacaaacaaaaaagttttagACCTGCCTGTGTAATTGTGGCAGACGCCacggtaaggcttctggtctcCAGATGTGAGAAAATTGCACTTGAGGTTAAAAGATACTATTTATTATGGAAGCCAAGACTATATCCGTGGGAGAGATCACATGCCAACCCACCGGAGGCACTCAACCACAGAGTGGATTCAGGGCAGATCTACTGAGACCATCCATCCTCCCATGGCAGAACTTTAAAGGTATTAGGaagcctccctcctccttcccaaaaCCATCTTCTCTGATGGCCAGGTACTGGCACTTGAAATTCTCaccaagagaaatataaattgcaTTACTTGGGAAATGCAAAGTAACATACTGGGCCACTTACagattaattctattttaatgtagACAAATGGCAAGAAGAGACCAGGAGTGCCATTGCTGGGCACACATAGACCAAGATACTGATGTTTGCCTAAGAGATGAAGAGTTATTCACTGGAAAATCCGAAAAGCAGAAACACTGTTCATTACCAACCCTAGCCCACCCTGCTGGGCCAGCCCCCGTTAGAGCTGCTTATAAGAACAAGATATAGGGCTTCCATAGACTATTCCATAAAAGTGTCTATTGCCAGTTTATCAACCACTCAGTCTTACCACATTGAAGGGAGCAATTGTCATGGTGATCCAGGAATTAAACCAACAGGTTTGGCTTGGCTTTGGGAAGATGTTCAAACAAGATTTTCAATGaggaacaagcagaggaggataTGCAGAATGAGCTAGGTCAATGCTAATATGGGCTGATCAAAATGCACCCCGAAATAGGATTCAAAGCCCATCACTCAAATCCTCTCCAGGACTGCTGTTCTGTCCCTTACACTCAGTCTTCGACTCCCAGTGGGAATGGAGTTTGGAGGTCCTTAAGGGACCAAGCCAAATCATAAAAATGCAAAGCTCATCAGTATGTTAACTCTATCCAGTCTAGAATAGAGAAGTCaagaagaatgtgaaaaaaaatccaagacaaTATAACTTAATGGTCCTAATCTGTGAAAGCTGGATTCAGGAACCACTCAGAGAAGGAATGAACACCTATTTATGTGACTGCTCTGCATACCAAAGGGAAGAGCAGGTGCTAAAACATTTTGAGAGTTCCAcagagagggcacctgggtagctcattcagttaagcctctaacttcggctcaggtcatgatcatgggtttgagcccatgttgtgtcgggctcagcactgaccgctcagagcctggagcctgtacagattttgtgtctccctctctctctctctctctctctgctcctcccccacttgttctctctctctccccccatctctttctctctctctcaaaaataaataaacacttaaaagagTACACAGAAGATAAAGCAAAGTAAGCTTCATGTTTAGTATGAATACATTGTGTTGAACTTTTGTGTTAAGTTCACTATTAAGTTGGTAACTTGAAAAAGATGTGAAAGTCACTGAACTATGACTTCTTTCCTCAGCAACCTATAGACCCTGCTCTCTCTATGGTCACCAGTGATCTCCCTATTACTATGTCCACTGACTTGTCTgaattctcctctttctctcccttcaagAGAGACAATATCTTCACCTAATTGAAGCCTAGTGTAAACCATAGAATACTGTAAGTGGAATAAATAAGGAACCATAACACTAATGAGGATTCATGAGAAGGATGCCATTGACCATTCCCTCATCAAAACCCCaatttcttttgacttcttttttttttaatttttaatgtgtatttattttttgaaagagagagatggaatgtgagcagggggtggggggggggggcagagagagagggagacacagaatctgaagcagggtccaggctctgagctgtcagtacagagcccgatgaagggctcaactcatgaaccgtgagaccatgacctgagccgaagtcagacgcttaaccaactgagccatccaggcacccctttttttacttctgtgttgCTTCAGCTTCCCACTCCCAACTGCTTTTAACCAGATATCACCTCTCTCCTTGGGGACTGGGCCAAATCAAAAAGGAACCTCACGTCAGGGATTTTGGAGAGCCTGAGGCCACTCTGTCATTTCTACCAGTGGTTCCCAAGGTTGTCCATAGTGTAACATCATCCCCTTGACAGTCTTAACAACTCCTATGGTTCTAACTGATCATCTCTGTTTAGGTAACTCTCTGACGTCTCTCCCAAATCCAGTCATTCTCTTCCAGCCTTCTCCACTGGAGCCCCACTGGTGTTTCATTTTCTCAGGCTCAAAAAATGTCTCTCATGTTGACCCAAAGCAGGTATTCAATCAGTActagtttccttccttccctttccattgTTCCTCTACCCCGAATTTGCTTCCACATCCCAGGCTGTGCCTCTGAAATCCACCCCACCCTTGGCTCCCCAACCaccacccccatctctgtcctgttGTCTCTCACCAGCCCCCCAatgattcttccttcttttccacccAATCTCACCAACTTCTAGGACTCATCACAACCCGCCTTATACATAGCTCTCGATAGATCATATACCAAACTTCCTTACAAAGAAATCTCACAGATAACCATGAAAAGCACTGCCAGATATGGTGCTCCATGACTACTTTGCAGTTTCATCATCAGCCACTACATTTATGCTTTGCTCCAGTTAGAAATTGGTCTGTCAAGCTCTAGACACAtttcctgcttcctcttctccttaCCAGGCAAAGTTCATGTTTGGGAAAACTTTCCCTCTTGTCAGACCTGCATATACTCATCTGTCCAAACATACCTCATCAAACTTCGTTTCAGAATTATGCTAATATCATACAGTAATCGTTGACTGAAGTTGGAACAAGGGAAGTATATTAAGTTTTAATAACCTTCTCATGAATCCTCATTAGTGTTACTGTTCCTTTATTCCACTTACAGTATTCTGTGGTTTACACTGGGCTATAACTGGGTGATGATACTGTCTCTCTTGAAGGATAGGCAGACAGTATTTATATGAACAGAATATTTGGGTTTTCAAAGCTCTGATTGAGCActacctcctctctctttttaccaCTCTCTCACacttaaactataaaaataattcctgAAATCATATAGTTTTTCTCTCATAGGTCAGAAATGTATCATTCTTTACTTACACCTTTCTTGAGCCACATGGATGTTTGTCTGCATAAGGGTTGTCTCTTTGTCTTGTCCATTCTAGACTGTGAACATGCTGTGGGCCAGGACCAGGgctcatttatttgtgtattctcAGTGCTCCACATGGAGCATACAGAACAGATGGTTGGTTGCAGTTGTGTAGGTTAGATAGGGTCAAATCGAATGAAGACTTGACACAGTGACCAAGAGAATTGAGAGCTCTAATAATTCAGATATGAATCACGTGGGGGGTAGGGTTCATGTCTGTTGGGGGAGACAATGAGCACTAGTCTTTCttgaaattataagaaataaaatgatacagaagTTACAGAAGAACATTGTAGATAGGAGAGAAGACCTAGAGGAAAGAGGGAACTTGAaaagagggggaggtggggagatgcgCTTACCTGCATTTAAAGGGTCTTTAGATTACGAAGTGTTGGGTGTAACAAGTGGGTAACAAGAGGAACCAGTTTGATGAAGATAAGTTTCAGTCCAATTAAATGTGATGTGGCAGCCTAGTATCAAGTGAAACTGTCCTATGGGCAACTAAAGACCTGGGACTTGAATGAAAATGAGAGCAAGATTCGGAGTTCTCAGCATAGAGGTGCTAGTTCTTCCTGAACAgagatggaggagaaaaaaacacaGCTGAGGATCTAGGCATTTCCTCCAATTGGGACAGAAAGGAGAAGGCAGGCTAATCAGGAGCTGGAAAATGGGTAGCAGGAGGTATAACGAGAGAACCCAGAGTGTGCTGGTTTATGGAAATCATTGAAGGCACGTCTTCAGGGAAAGGCAGCTATCTACAGTGGGGATGCAGGTACAGTTGACAGGTTGAAAGGAGAGGGTAGCTGCTCTTTGAGCAGTTTCTTCAGAAGCTGGTCTTTAGGCAGTttaggagaaaggggaacagaaaaCCAACCCCTGAATGATGAGGATGACCGTGGGAAATAGCAGTCAGATCTGGGGAGGACTCAGTATTGCCAAGCACCCTGCAGCCAAGGAAAGAGGGGCATGAGTGTTGGAGGCCAGGTTTCCTTCATGGTCGCCCCTTGGCAGGAGCTTCCCAGGAGAACAGTCCCTCCCCCCGCCAGCAGTATTTACCAGTGGAGCATAATGGCTGGGGTTAGTCATTTAACCTATTTCATCCTAACAAAGGGACGTTTTTATGAAATAGCCACAACAGGTACTTTACAGTGCATAAATATGAATGAGAAACACATTTACTATGCCAGAGAAATGAAGTTTATTGGGAAGTAAATGAAGTAGCTTCCTTGCATTCCAGAGAATaccaaagaagcaagaaaaacaggaaacataATACATACAGGAAATGCCCTAAAAGTAATACCTGGAGCTCAGATACCATGGAGCTGGACATCTTCAGAAACAAAGACACTCGAACTTCAACAGAAAGGGATTTCCCAGACATTGGAAGTTAACCATGTGTGCCTTTGCTTGTTGAATCTGGAAGGCATTTTCATGTCTAGAGATATCATATTTGGCATGGCTAGGCTCCAAAGAAGGCAAGACCCGAGGACCTTTCCTTTGCTTGATCAGAGTGGCTTCATTGTTGTCTTCAAAGAGGGTGCAAGTTCTTAAATTAAGAGCAACGCGTTTGAGAGGCACCACAGGACCCGCAGGAATTGCCACAAGCGTTGGTGGTAGCACATGGGTTGCAGGGAAGCCTGGGAGGACACAGAGGTTTAGAGCGGGTTGGGGATGGTTGTGGAGAGAGCCCTAAGGTGCCTAATGAGACAACCCATGAATTCTCAGTGCTCGGAGATAGTTGGAATCAAATTTGATTGCCATCGAATCCTTCTCCCCATCCCAGAATGCCATGTGCTGAGGTGGAAATTgtccttttgaaaaatgttacGCTCTTGAGCTCCCCTGAAAACAATACACGCTGTCTTACCCAACAGTTATTGTTGCAACAATCTGTCCACCACCACCTCTCTATCGTTAGCTCCCTGATGCAGGGGATGTATGCCCTTCACCTCTGACCTTCCTTTTCTGCTTAACTGTCACATCATGGACTCTATACATGCACGTTGTTCTGTGAGTTGAAAACGTGGCCGCCATGTGTATGCTCACAATATCTTGTAGTCCCACCACATGTCCTCCAGAGTTCTTTGCCTCGCACTCACTTGCAGTCCTCGCTCTCCAGCAGGCCCCGGTACGTGTTGATCTCGCACTCCAGCCGGGCCTTGACGTCCAGCAGCACCTGGTACTCCTGGTTCTGCCGTTCCAGGTCACAGCGGATCTCCGCCAGCTGGGACTCCACGTTGGTGATCAGGCACTGCACCTGGCCCAGCTGGGCGCTGTAGCGCGCCTCGGTCTCCGTCAGCGTGTTCTCCAGGGAGTCCCTCTGTGTGGGGAACACACGGAATGTCACAGAGCCGCTTCTCACGGGGCGACTCCGTGGGACTCCAGGGAAGTCACGGGCTTCACCAGGTGAGGAGAGGGTGGGCAGCACCCCGAGCGACACCCACCAGGTTGTGCTGGGCCTGCAGCTCGATCTCCAGGGCGTTGACCGTGCGTCTCAGCTCGATGATCTCCGCCTGGCAGGACTGCAGCTGCTCCGCGCTGGACACCACCTGCTTGTTCAGCTCCTCGGTCTGAAACAGCACAGGGGACGAGACAGGGTGAGACCCTGCCTCGAGGGCCGCGAGGGGCCGAGGGGCCCGGGTGGCCGCGTGCTGAGATGCCCACCTGGGTGGTGAACCATTCCTCCACGTCCCTGCGGTTGGTCTCCACCAGGGCCTCATACTGGCTCCTGGTCTCGTTGAGCACGCGGTTCAGGTCCACGGTGGGGGCCGCGTCCACCTCCACGTTGAGGCGGTCTCCGATCTGGCAGCGCAGGGTGTTGACTTcctgagggaagaagaggaagaaatgaaccaCGGAAATGGATCTGCTGTATATCTTCCTACTGTAGGAAAGTGAGCACAACCCTGCCAAAAATGTATATCCTGATCATTCCCAACGACTGACACAGATACGATGTAGGATTAGACCCAAATAGGGATCACATCAAtatatttccccccaaaactgAAAAAAGCTCACATTTCCAATAAGACTTAAGTCCGAACTCCCCGGTCTGTGCAAATCCTACCTCATTTCCCAACTCACCCCTATAGGTAATGCATGCCCAGCCATATCAATCCATGTGCCAAACTCTAATACACCTGCTCCTCCACTTCTGTGTCTTTGCTCAGTCTCTTCCCCCAGATTGAAACATCCAAGTGTGAAAGCCTCCTCCTTCCCATGACATGTCTCTGAGAAcattccctgtctccttccaggTAGACTGGACTATTCCCTGCATATGTTGCTCATACTTCTCATATGGAACTACTTTCCTCTGCCCGTATTCTACCATTGTTTGTACATAGCCATCTGCCTAGACCACTGGGAGCCCGTTGAAGAGAGGGAACATgtcttagttctttttttccttccatctctaccaccaaatttaaaaactaacagTGAGCAGCAGTGAGCAGGGCTCAATAAATGGATGCCTTTTCTCAGCATCTCCAACACCTGTCCAACCTCACCCAGTTGCTGGAGAATAAGCAACCCACCTCCCTACATGCTATGGGTATAGTATCATCATTCTCTGAAGAGTCTTGAGTTCTTCAGAGAAGACTCCCAGCTCAAGAAGCCTGATGGCACTTGCCTCCTGGTTGCTGATGCTAAAGGCTTGGATCtgaaacctactttttttttccttttcctctcaccTCCTCGTGGTTCTTCTTGAGGCTCAGCAGCTCCTCCCTCAGGGACTCCACCTGGGCCTCCAGGTCAGACTTGCACAGGGTCAGCTCGTCCAGGATCCTGCGCAGGCCGTTGATGTCCGACTCCACCAGCTGCCGCAAGCCCAGCTCCGTCTCGTACCTGCACACACAGATCAGAAAGGATGAGGCAGGAAAGAAGCCGGTCCCCTGTTCTGTGTCTTGTGTGCATGGACTGGCCTCCATCTCTTTGAGCTGGTACagttttctcccccttttcttccaTGTTTCCCTCAAGCTCTGCGCAAATAGATTGGAGAGGCCCCTGACTCACCCTAACACCAGAAGGTCCCCACAAGAACTCATGAGATGGAGTCTCTCATTTTCCTCTCAATTTGGTTGGTTAATATACCACCACTCCCCATAGAACAGTCTCTGTCAATCTCTGAATTTGGGGATTTAAGAAGGCCTTCCAGAGATAGCAATATAGGCTGAAGTGCACACAGCATATGAGTCTGGATCTCTGTTTGAAACCAGTTTTAGATAAAGCCGGGCTTCAGaagagaaatcaaaagggaaaaatggctgcctctccccttccaggAAATGTTAGTCCCACGGGGCCATGAGAGAGCCATAAGTACCTTAGGGGTCACCTAGCCTAAAAGTCTCAACCTACTTGGTTCTGAAGTCATCAGAGGCCAACTTGGCGTTGTCGATCTGCACCACCAGCCTGGCATTCTCAGACTtggcacacagaatctgaaaacaaGATTCTACTGTGAGGGCCACTTGAACTTGAGAATGTCTTATTGTTCAAAGACAGTCAGCTGCTGCTGTGCCCCCACATGGCACCCCCTCACCTTCTGCTGGAGCTCCTCGATGGTCCGGAAGTAGGACTGGTAGCTGGGGCACACGAAGGGCACCTGCTGCTGGCACCACTCCCGGATCCTGGTCTCCAGCTCCGCGTTCTCTCGCTCCAGCTGGCGCACCTTCTCCAGGTAGCTGGCCAGGCGGTCGTTCAGGAACTGCATGGTCTCCTTCTCGCTGCCATTGAAGGAGCCCTCGCAGAACCAGCCGCAGTTGCCCACGTTGGCGGGGATGT from Panthera leo isolate Ple1 chromosome E1, P.leo_Ple1_pat1.1, whole genome shotgun sequence carries:
- the LOC122206149 gene encoding keratin, type I cuticular Ha1-like; amino-acid sequence: MPYNCCLPNLSCRSTCCSRPCVPPSCHTCTLPGACNIPANVGNCGWFCEGSFNGSEKETMQFLNDRLASYLEKVRQLERENAELETRIREWCQQQVPFVCPSYQSYFRTIEELQQKILCAKSENARLVVQIDNAKLASDDFRTKYETELGLRQLVESDINGLRRILDELTLCKSDLEAQVESLREELLSLKKNHEEEVNTLRCQIGDRLNVEVDAAPTVDLNRVLNETRSQYEALVETNRRDVEEWFTTQTEELNKQVVSSAEQLQSCQAEIIELRRTVNALEIELQAQHNLRDSLENTLTETEARYSAQLGQVQCLITNVESQLAEIRCDLERQNQEYQVLLDVKARLECEINTYRGLLESEDCKLPCNPCATTNACGNSCGSCGASQTRCS